One Vicinamibacterales bacterium DNA window includes the following coding sequences:
- the uraH gene encoding hydroxyisourate hydrolase, producing the protein MTVSTHVLDTSAGRPAAGLCVQLLRIEGATATVLSSAETSPDGRVSALVPPAIDAGAGAYRLAFEVGAYYASHGRDTFYGTVSIDFIVSDAAGHYHVPLLVSPFGYSTYRGS; encoded by the coding sequence ATGACGGTGTCCACGCACGTCCTCGACACGTCGGCCGGGCGGCCTGCCGCCGGCCTGTGTGTGCAGTTGCTGCGCATCGAGGGAGCGACGGCGACGGTCCTCTCGTCGGCCGAGACCAGTCCGGACGGCCGCGTCAGCGCGCTCGTTCCACCGGCGATCGACGCCGGGGCGGGTGCGTACCGGCTGGCCTTCGAGGTGGGCGCGTACTACGCGTCACACGGCCGGGACACGTTCTACGGCACGGTGTCGATTGACTTCATCGTGTCTGACGCTGCCGGGCACTATCATGTGCCCCTGCTGGTGAGTCCGTTCGGGTACTCGACGTACCGCGGCTCCTGA
- a CDS encoding VOC family protein, which produces MDGMADPIDPRVDIGHVHLKVADLERALVFYRDVLGFELMERIGTQAAFLSAGGYHHHIGLNTWESRDGSPPPPGSTGLYHVAIRYPDRASLGKALQRVIEAGIPLDGASDHGVSEALYLRDADGNGVELYRDRPRADWPRLSDGTLEMFTRRLDVDALLEEMRRPQTVLLPTAAAPPLNVDLKKRLGEVRTSLLTLHKALLDDARTQYEMDRGRVAGPGALLQLVISDPWFAWLHQISESIVRIDELTAEPPATDADARALMDQIDRLLVPSESGDTFSRRYYEAIQRQPAVVLAHGGVKRVIKSTS; this is translated from the coding sequence ATGGACGGCATGGCAGACCCGATCGACCCGCGCGTGGACATCGGCCACGTCCATCTGAAGGTCGCCGATCTCGAGCGGGCGCTGGTCTTTTATCGGGACGTGCTCGGGTTCGAGCTGATGGAGCGGATTGGCACGCAGGCGGCGTTTCTCAGCGCCGGCGGCTATCATCATCACATCGGCCTCAACACCTGGGAAAGCCGCGACGGCTCGCCGCCCCCGCCCGGATCGACCGGCCTCTATCACGTCGCGATCCGCTATCCCGATCGCGCGTCGCTCGGTAAGGCCCTGCAGCGGGTGATCGAGGCTGGCATCCCGCTCGACGGGGCGTCGGATCACGGCGTCAGCGAGGCGCTCTATCTGCGCGACGCCGACGGCAACGGCGTCGAGCTCTATCGGGATCGTCCCCGCGCCGATTGGCCTCGACTGTCTGACGGCACGCTCGAGATGTTCACCCGGCGCCTCGATGTCGACGCCTTGCTCGAGGAGATGCGCCGGCCGCAAACCGTCCTGCTGCCGACCGCCGCCGCTCCGCCTCTGAACGTCGACCTCAAGAAGCGGTTGGGCGAGGTGCGCACCAGCTTGCTCACGCTGCACAAGGCGCTGCTCGACGACGCGCGCACCCAGTACGAGATGGACCGCGGCCGCGTCGCGGGGCCGGGCGCGCTCCTGCAGCTGGTGATCAGCGATCCCTGGTTTGCGTGGCTGCACCAGATCTCAGAGTCGATCGTCCGGATCGACGAGCTCACAGCCGAGCCGCCAGCCACCGATGCCGACGCACGGGCCCTCATGGACCAGATCGACCGGCTGCTGGTCCCGTCGGAAAGCGGGGACACGTTTTCACGGCGCTACTACGAGGCGATCCAGCGACAGCCGGCGGTCGTGCTCGCGCACGGCGGCGTGAAGCGGGTGATCAAATCGACGAGTTGA
- a CDS encoding xanthine dehydrogenase family protein subunit M: MTPRLDAYELVTPASVAEALDDLAGHPGARPFAGGTDLMVLLEAGRLAPGRYVSLAGCGELAGVAPIDTGGISIGALTTYSEIRRSTSILAAFPLLAQAAAETGGVATQNRGTIGGNIANASPSADTPPALLVYDAELELRSLSGARRVPYASFHRGYKTMDLAPGEIIARIILPARPASATRHDFYRKVGPRRAQAIAKVCFAGTIAMDGDRVETIRIALGAVAPTVIRARRTEDALRGRPLDAEAIAGAVAVLTTEIAPIDDLRSTARYRGRTAANLLTQFLMR; encoded by the coding sequence ATGACGCCGCGCCTCGATGCCTATGAGCTCGTGACGCCGGCGTCGGTCGCCGAGGCGCTGGACGACCTGGCGGGCCACCCCGGCGCACGGCCGTTCGCCGGCGGTACGGATCTGATGGTGCTGCTCGAGGCCGGACGTCTGGCGCCGGGACGCTATGTGAGCCTCGCCGGCTGCGGCGAGCTTGCCGGCGTCGCGCCAATCGACACCGGCGGGATCTCGATCGGCGCGCTGACCACCTATTCGGAGATCCGGCGTTCGACATCGATCCTCGCCGCCTTCCCGCTGCTTGCACAGGCTGCCGCGGAAACCGGCGGCGTCGCCACCCAGAACCGCGGCACGATCGGCGGCAACATCGCAAACGCGTCACCGTCGGCCGACACGCCGCCGGCCTTGCTCGTCTACGACGCCGAGCTGGAGCTGCGCTCGTTGAGCGGCGCACGGCGCGTTCCCTATGCGTCGTTCCATCGCGGCTACAAGACGATGGATCTGGCGCCTGGGGAAATCATCGCCCGGATCATTCTTCCGGCGCGCCCGGCCAGCGCCACCCGCCACGATTTTTACCGCAAGGTCGGTCCGCGCCGCGCGCAGGCCATCGCCAAGGTGTGTTTTGCCGGAACGATCGCGATGGACGGGGACCGGGTCGAGACGATTCGCATCGCCCTTGGCGCCGTCGCGCCGACCGTGATTCGCGCCCGCCGGACCGAAGACGCGCTGCGCGGCCGTCCCCTCGACGCCGAGGCGATCGCCGGCGCCGTCGCGGTGCTGACGACCGAGATCGCGCCGATCGACGATCTCCGATCCACGGCGCGGTATCGAGGCCGGACCGCCGCGAACCTCTTGACGCAGTTTCTGATGCGGTAG
- a CDS encoding (2Fe-2S)-binding protein, which yields MIVTCTVNGQRIPLDGHPMARLLDALRAAGLTGVKEGCGEGECGACAILVNGDLVNSCLTPLAHAAGATLTTIEGVAAGRVLHAIQSAFLECGAAQCGICTPGMVLAACSLLERNPEPTDDQIRGALAGNLCRCTGYIRIFEAVREAARRLP from the coding sequence ATGATTGTCACCTGCACCGTGAACGGCCAGCGGATCCCGCTCGACGGGCATCCGATGGCGCGTCTGCTCGACGCGCTGCGCGCCGCGGGCCTGACCGGCGTCAAGGAAGGCTGCGGCGAAGGGGAGTGCGGCGCCTGCGCGATTCTCGTGAACGGCGATCTGGTCAACAGTTGTCTGACGCCGCTGGCGCATGCCGCCGGAGCGACGCTGACGACGATCGAAGGCGTGGCGGCCGGCCGGGTGCTGCACGCGATCCAGTCGGCGTTCCTCGAGTGCGGCGCCGCGCAGTGCGGCATCTGCACGCCGGGGATGGTGCTCGCGGCGTGCAGCCTTCTCGAACGGAACCCGGAGCCCACCGACGATCAGATCCGCGGCGCCCTGGCCGGGAATCTGTGTCGCTGCACCGGCTACATCCGCATTTTCGAGGCGGTGCGGGAGGCCGCGCGCCGGCTGCCATGA
- a CDS encoding MATE family efflux transporter, protein MQPPATRSAPSRKFDRSIVEGPIASAVWRLAWPTVIQNMIGGLQGIVDHVMVGHYVGFAGNAAIGVGWQIFLVVVVFISSLFTGMGVLVARFAGADDYDKVNRVVYQAFLTAVVLGVCVLGPLGWIASPRLLHLVRASDEVSADALPYLRTMFVCSIGQLLYFMVAGALRAAGDARTGMRIGMWIVGLNVALNMVLIRGFGPIPAFGVQGAALGTSIASALASGAGIWMMATGRVVVSIAGVPKRPDWEIIRSLFRFGLPAGVQGVAMNVAGVLLLRFIGSLPQSTAAQAAYAVCYTELFAFITWTSVGLMGAAAAIAGQNLGARRPDRSAKAVQVAALFGLAIAGTIGAVFLLFSARLLALFGLHDPTVVALGTQLLRYLSVSGLFITVALTYTGGLQGTGDTRSPLFITLVAQIAVPLGMCFYLQATGRLDATSIWLAIVIGHFTRCVLSAARFHQGRWKQIAVDLPR, encoded by the coding sequence ATCCAGCCGCCCGCCACCCGGTCCGCGCCGTCACGCAAGTTCGATCGTTCCATCGTCGAAGGGCCGATCGCCTCCGCCGTCTGGCGGCTGGCGTGGCCGACCGTCATCCAGAACATGATCGGCGGCCTCCAGGGGATCGTCGATCACGTGATGGTCGGGCACTACGTCGGTTTTGCCGGCAATGCGGCGATCGGCGTCGGCTGGCAGATCTTTCTCGTCGTTGTCGTCTTCATCTCCTCGCTGTTCACCGGGATGGGAGTTCTGGTGGCGCGGTTCGCGGGAGCGGACGACTACGACAAGGTCAACCGCGTCGTCTACCAGGCGTTTCTCACCGCCGTCGTGCTTGGCGTCTGCGTGCTCGGACCGCTTGGCTGGATCGCGTCGCCGCGCCTGCTGCATCTGGTGCGCGCCTCCGACGAGGTGAGCGCCGACGCGCTGCCGTATCTGCGGACGATGTTCGTGTGCAGCATCGGGCAGCTGCTGTATTTCATGGTGGCGGGCGCGCTGCGGGCCGCCGGCGACGCGCGCACGGGCATGCGCATCGGCATGTGGATCGTCGGCCTGAACGTGGCGCTGAACATGGTCCTCATTCGCGGGTTCGGCCCCATCCCCGCGTTCGGCGTGCAGGGGGCGGCGCTGGGCACGTCGATCGCCTCGGCGCTCGCCTCGGGCGCCGGCATCTGGATGATGGCGACCGGCCGCGTCGTGGTCAGCATCGCCGGCGTGCCCAAGCGGCCGGACTGGGAGATCATCCGATCGCTCTTCCGCTTCGGGCTGCCGGCCGGCGTGCAGGGCGTGGCGATGAATGTCGCCGGCGTCCTGCTGCTGCGGTTCATCGGATCGCTGCCGCAAAGCACGGCAGCGCAGGCCGCCTACGCCGTCTGCTATACAGAGCTGTTCGCGTTCATCACGTGGACGTCGGTCGGACTGATGGGAGCGGCGGCAGCGATCGCCGGCCAGAATCTCGGCGCCCGTCGCCCGGATCGCAGCGCCAAGGCAGTGCAGGTGGCGGCCCTGTTCGGGCTGGCGATTGCCGGGACGATCGGCGCCGTGTTCCTGCTGTTCTCGGCGCGCCTGCTGGCGCTCTTCGGCCTGCACGACCCCACGGTCGTCGCGCTTGGCACGCAATTGCTTCGCTACCTGAGCGTGTCGGGCCTCTTCATCACCGTTGCGCTCACCTATACCGGCGGGCTCCAGGGCACCGGCGACACGCGGAGTCCGCTCTTCATCACGCTGGTGGCGCAGATTGCGGTGCCGCTAGGCATGTGCTTCTACCTGCAGGCCACCGGACGTCTCGATGCGACGAGCATCTGGCTGGCGATCGTGATCGGGCATTTCACGCGTTGCGTGCTCTCGGCGGCGCGCTTTCACCAGGGACGCTGGAAGCAGATCGCGGTCGACCTGCCGCGCTGA
- a CDS encoding neutral zinc metallopeptidase, which translates to MRWTRGDRSDIEDMRGSSGGGFGMMPLGIGGVIIVALLSMFTGVNFFSLLGGGPSSNTPAVGTSGGTTASPAEERTVDMVDAVARDTQQVWRDLLGERYQETKVVLFRDSLQSACGFAQTATGPFYCPSDRKVYLDLSFFDELAQRFGAPGTFAEAYVLAHEIGHHIQNLTGTEARVRQEQRADPSSVNALSVKLELQADCYAGVWGHAASANGRAAQGKVELDPGDAEQALRAAASIGDDRLQRLGSGRVMPEKFTHGTSEQRVTWFKRGFDSGDPNACDTFAAR; encoded by the coding sequence ATGCGCTGGACGCGGGGAGATCGAAGCGACATCGAAGACATGCGGGGCTCCTCGGGCGGCGGGTTCGGCATGATGCCGCTCGGCATCGGCGGCGTCATCATCGTCGCCTTGTTGAGCATGTTCACCGGGGTGAACTTCTTCTCGTTGCTGGGCGGCGGCCCGTCTTCGAACACGCCGGCGGTAGGCACCTCCGGCGGCACGACCGCCTCGCCGGCAGAGGAGCGGACCGTCGACATGGTCGACGCGGTGGCCCGTGACACACAGCAGGTGTGGCGCGACCTGCTCGGCGAACGCTACCAGGAGACCAAAGTGGTGCTGTTCCGCGACAGCCTGCAGTCGGCGTGCGGCTTCGCCCAGACGGCGACTGGTCCGTTCTACTGTCCCAGCGATCGGAAGGTCTACCTCGATCTCTCGTTCTTCGACGAGCTGGCGCAGCGGTTCGGCGCGCCGGGCACGTTCGCGGAGGCCTACGTGCTCGCACATGAGATCGGGCATCACATCCAGAACCTGACCGGAACCGAAGCGCGGGTGCGGCAGGAACAGCGCGCCGATCCGTCGAGCGTCAATGCGCTGTCGGTGAAGCTCGAGCTCCAGGCCGACTGTTACGCGGGAGTGTGGGGACATGCCGCGTCGGCGAACGGAAGGGCGGCGCAAGGCAAAGTCGAGCTCGATCCGGGCGACGCCGAACAGGCGCTGCGCGCGGCCGCCTCGATCGGCGACGATCGTCTGCAGCGGCTCGGCTCGGGCCGTGTGATGCCGGAAAAGTTCACCCACGGCACCTCCGAGCAGCGGGTCACCTGGTTCAAGCGCGGATTCGACAGCGGCGATCCCAACGCGTGCGACACGTTTGCGGCGCGCTAG
- a CDS encoding xanthine dehydrogenase family protein molybdopterin-binding subunit, producing the protein MDVPQVGRSVLRKEGRAKVTGAALYVDDVAPAGLLHGVTVRSQVARGRITGIRFDPAVDWTEFVVVTAADIPGRNVVKLIIDDQPYLAHDAVNHREEPIVLIAHADRARADEARQHVFVDIEPLPPVFTIDEALSRRETVWGTDNIFKSYEVKKGDVAAAFAGAPVVVEGEYETGAQEQLYIEPNGMLAVADPVHGVTVWGSMQCPYYIHHALAGLFDMPGERIRVVQMETGGGFGGKEEYPSVIAGHTALLAWKSRRPVKMIYGRDEDMAATTKRHPSRTRHRTAVSRDGRLLAMDVDFVIDGGAYCTLSPVVLSRGTIHAAGPYACPNVRVRGRAVATNVPPHGAFRGFGAPQSLFALERHLDKVAAAVGLAPDEFRRMNFVRPGDTLAVGQTIREPANLGALLDRALALSGYHEKRERFSRENGPRAVKRGIGLATFFHGAGFTGSGEVHLASIVAVEGTIDGTVRVLAASTEIGQGTNTIFSQIAADALGTDPDDVEIAQPDTSVVPDSGPTVASRTCMVVGKLVETAAAGLRHMLVDAGFLPTAHTRAQFQTACRRYVETFGSLRSTSQYTPPPGRAWDDQSYTGDAYGTYGWAVYVAAVSVDTSTWETRVDDFVAVQEVGKVINPTLAAGQIEGGVAQGIGWALYEDVVWREGRMANSQMTNYIMPTAMDVPPIRVYFEEVPYADGPAGAKGIGELPMDGPAPAIFNAVAHATGADPTRLPLTPERLMDLMDPAVSSGSSRN; encoded by the coding sequence GTGGACGTCCCTCAGGTCGGCCGGTCGGTGCTGCGCAAGGAAGGGCGCGCCAAAGTCACCGGCGCCGCGCTGTACGTGGACGATGTGGCGCCGGCCGGCCTGCTGCATGGGGTCACCGTCCGCAGTCAGGTCGCGCGCGGCCGCATCACGGGTATCCGATTCGATCCGGCCGTCGACTGGACAGAGTTCGTGGTTGTGACCGCCGCCGACATCCCAGGCCGCAACGTCGTCAAGTTGATCATCGACGACCAGCCCTACCTCGCGCACGACGCCGTCAACCATCGCGAGGAGCCCATCGTGCTCATCGCGCATGCGGATCGCGCGCGCGCCGACGAAGCGCGGCAGCACGTCTTCGTCGACATCGAGCCGCTGCCGCCGGTGTTCACGATCGACGAGGCACTGTCGCGGCGCGAGACCGTCTGGGGCACCGACAACATCTTCAAGTCCTACGAAGTGAAAAAGGGGGACGTCGCCGCGGCGTTTGCCGGCGCGCCCGTCGTGGTGGAAGGTGAGTACGAGACCGGCGCGCAGGAGCAGCTCTATATCGAGCCGAACGGAATGCTCGCGGTCGCCGATCCGGTGCACGGCGTCACCGTCTGGGGATCGATGCAGTGCCCGTACTACATCCATCACGCGCTGGCCGGGCTCTTCGACATGCCGGGCGAGCGGATTCGGGTCGTGCAGATGGAGACGGGCGGCGGCTTCGGCGGCAAGGAGGAATATCCGTCGGTCATCGCCGGCCACACGGCGTTGCTCGCCTGGAAGTCGCGCCGGCCCGTGAAGATGATCTACGGCCGCGACGAAGACATGGCCGCGACCACCAAGCGGCATCCCTCGCGTACCCGGCACCGCACCGCCGTGTCCCGCGATGGGCGCCTGCTCGCGATGGACGTCGACTTCGTCATCGATGGCGGCGCCTACTGCACGCTGTCGCCGGTCGTGTTGTCGCGTGGCACGATTCACGCCGCCGGTCCGTACGCCTGTCCCAACGTGCGTGTTCGCGGGCGCGCGGTCGCGACCAACGTGCCGCCGCACGGGGCGTTTCGAGGATTTGGCGCCCCGCAGAGCCTCTTCGCGCTCGAGCGGCACCTCGACAAGGTGGCGGCCGCCGTCGGACTGGCTCCCGACGAATTCCGCCGCATGAATTTCGTCCGGCCGGGTGACACGCTCGCCGTCGGCCAGACGATCCGCGAACCCGCGAACCTCGGGGCGCTGCTCGACCGCGCACTGGCCTTGTCCGGCTATCACGAGAAGCGCGAGCGCTTCTCGCGCGAGAACGGCCCGCGCGCGGTCAAGCGGGGCATCGGCCTGGCGACCTTTTTTCACGGTGCCGGATTCACCGGCTCAGGAGAAGTCCACCTGGCGTCGATCGTGGCTGTGGAAGGCACAATCGATGGGACCGTGCGGGTCCTTGCCGCGAGCACCGAAATCGGCCAGGGGACCAACACGATCTTTTCGCAGATCGCCGCCGACGCTCTGGGCACGGATCCCGACGACGTGGAAATCGCGCAGCCCGATACGTCGGTCGTTCCCGACAGCGGTCCGACGGTGGCGTCGCGAACCTGCATGGTGGTCGGCAAGCTCGTCGAAACGGCGGCCGCCGGCCTGCGGCACATGCTCGTCGACGCCGGCTTCCTGCCGACGGCGCACACCCGCGCCCAGTTCCAGACCGCCTGCCGCCGCTATGTCGAGACGTTCGGATCGCTGCGCTCAACGAGCCAGTACACACCGCCGCCAGGCCGCGCCTGGGACGACCAGAGCTATACCGGTGATGCCTACGGCACCTACGGCTGGGCCGTCTACGTCGCGGCCGTGTCGGTCGACACCTCGACCTGGGAGACGCGCGTCGACGACTTCGTCGCCGTCCAGGAAGTCGGCAAGGTCATCAATCCGACGCTGGCGGCCGGCCAGATCGAGGGCGGGGTAGCGCAGGGCATCGGATGGGCGCTCTACGAGGATGTCGTCTGGCGCGAGGGGCGGATGGCGAATTCGCAGATGACGAACTACATCATGCCGACCGCGATGGACGTGCCGCCCATCCGCGTCTATTTCGAGGAAGTGCCGTACGCCGACGGTCCCGCCGGCGCGAAAGGGATCGGCGAGTTGCCGATGGACGGCCCGGCGCCGGCGATCTTCAACGCCGTCGCCCACGCGACGGGCGCCGATCCGACCCGGCTGCCGCTGACACCGGAACGGCTGATGGACTTGATGGATCCTGCCGTGTCGTCGGGTTCGAGCCGCAACTGA
- a CDS encoding urate hydroxylase PuuD has product MINISEWANLLVRWAHVFSAILWVGSTYYFTWLDGQMRRGGDAPVWMVHSGGFYTVVKQKTLSVPPREVHWFRYEALATFVSGFVLLNLVYYHGGLMVDPIDPRLTPMTAGVLGVITLAAGWTVYDLLARSPLAESDRAFSAVSFALIVGLAFALSGLFSSRATYIHIGALFGTIMASNVWMRILPPQRRMIAAASKGETFDPALAAGAKRRSKHNSFLAVPTTFLMISNHFPTATYGNHYAVPILGGLILAGWGAAALIRRG; this is encoded by the coding sequence ATGATCAACATCTCCGAATGGGCGAACCTGCTCGTGCGGTGGGCGCACGTCTTCTCCGCGATCCTGTGGGTGGGTTCGACCTATTACTTCACCTGGCTCGATGGCCAGATGCGGCGCGGCGGCGACGCGCCGGTCTGGATGGTGCACAGCGGCGGCTTCTACACGGTCGTGAAGCAGAAAACGCTGAGCGTGCCGCCGCGCGAGGTGCACTGGTTCCGCTACGAGGCGTTGGCGACGTTCGTGAGCGGCTTCGTGCTGCTCAATCTCGTCTACTACCACGGCGGCCTGATGGTGGATCCGATCGATCCAAGGCTGACGCCGATGACCGCCGGTGTGCTCGGTGTGATCACCCTGGCGGCGGGCTGGACGGTCTACGACCTGCTGGCCCGATCGCCGCTGGCCGAGTCCGACCGCGCCTTCAGCGCCGTCAGCTTCGCGCTGATCGTGGGACTCGCGTTCGCGCTGTCGGGGCTCTTCAGCTCGCGCGCCACCTACATCCACATCGGCGCGCTCTTCGGCACGATCATGGCGTCCAACGTCTGGATGCGCATCCTGCCGCCGCAGCGCCGGATGATCGCCGCCGCGTCAAAGGGCGAAACGTTTGACCCGGCGCTGGCCGCCGGCGCCAAGCGCCGCTCGAAGCACAACAGCTTTCTCGCTGTGCCGACCACGTTCCTGATGATCAGCAATCACTTCCCGACCGCGACCTATGGCAACCACTACGCGGTGCCGATTCTGGGCGGGTTGATTCTCGCCGGCTGGGGAGCCGCCGCGCTCATTCGTCGAGGCTAG
- a CDS encoding serine hydrolase domain-containing protein: protein MPRKLYRGAAVLVAAVAATIAAGTQPPAGWNAVLGGYREALKKSGIVGSSLMVVRDGRVVAHAEEGLAALAGGPDQAAGQPVTADTIYHWASITKTFTGIAIMQLRDRGKLSLDDPVIKYLPELRQVHDPFGDASEITIRHLMSHSAGFRAATWPWGGDQPWHPFEPTRWEQLVAMLPYTDVQFEPGTKYSYSNPGVVFLGRIIELLSGDDYEVYVTKNILMPLGMHSTFFDRAPYYLLPHRSHSYVRDDGGLREARFDFDTGITVSNGGLNSPFGDMANYLAFLSGSPGNDVVLTRSSIEEMWTPQVRAAEGEGVNGTDSSAALSFFVEKYGAVELVGHSGDQNGFISHLYLHRPSRTAWLLAMNTDTTRSRDGSRPSSRDVDVTVRQLILEHMIR, encoded by the coding sequence ATGCCCCGAAAACTATATCGCGGCGCCGCCGTGCTTGTCGCCGCCGTTGCCGCCACGATCGCGGCCGGGACGCAGCCCCCGGCGGGATGGAACGCGGTCCTCGGCGGCTACCGCGAGGCGCTGAAGAAGAGCGGGATCGTCGGCAGCAGCCTGATGGTGGTTCGCGACGGACGGGTGGTCGCGCACGCCGAGGAGGGGCTGGCGGCATTGGCCGGCGGACCCGACCAGGCCGCCGGTCAGCCGGTGACGGCGGACACCATCTATCACTGGGCCTCGATCACCAAGACGTTCACCGGCATCGCGATCATGCAGCTGCGCGATCGCGGCAAGCTGTCACTCGACGATCCGGTGATCAAGTATCTGCCGGAGCTGCGCCAGGTGCACGACCCCTTCGGCGACGCGTCGGAGATCACGATCCGGCACCTGATGTCGCACAGCGCCGGGTTCCGCGCCGCAACCTGGCCCTGGGGCGGCGATCAGCCCTGGCATCCCTTCGAACCCACCCGGTGGGAGCAGCTCGTCGCGATGCTCCCCTACACCGACGTCCAGTTCGAGCCGGGCACGAAATACAGCTACTCGAACCCCGGGGTCGTCTTTCTGGGGCGCATCATCGAGCTGCTCTCGGGCGACGACTACGAGGTCTATGTGACGAAGAACATCCTCATGCCGCTCGGCATGCACAGCACGTTCTTCGATCGCGCGCCGTATTACCTGCTGCCGCACCGCTCGCACAGCTATGTCCGTGACGACGGCGGGCTGCGTGAGGCGCGGTTCGACTTCGATACCGGCATCACCGTCTCGAACGGCGGCCTGAATTCGCCGTTCGGCGACATGGCGAACTACCTGGCGTTTCTCAGCGGCAGCCCGGGCAACGACGTCGTGCTGACCCGCTCGTCGATCGAGGAGATGTGGACGCCGCAGGTGCGCGCGGCGGAAGGGGAAGGGGTCAACGGCACAGATTCGTCGGCGGCGCTGTCGTTCTTCGTCGAGAAGTACGGGGCGGTGGAACTCGTCGGCCACAGCGGCGATCAGAACGGATTCATTTCGCACCTGTATCTGCATCGCCCGTCGCGGACGGCGTGGCTGCTGGCGATGAACACCGACACGACCCGGTCGCGCGACGGCTCCCGGCCTTCGAGCCGCGACGTCGACGTGACCGTTCGCCAGCTGATCCTGGAGCACATGATTAGATAA
- a CDS encoding pyridoxal phosphate-dependent aminotransferase — MIPSQRVRAVSEAQFDALKLKAAQLRAAGHDVINLGQAVPGWGPPPSATAAAAAALADPEAHLYSADAGLIELREALAARLRETHGATATADDIIITAGGNQAFMLAAMSVIDAGDEVILPSPLFINHRMSVEAIGGVPIEAPLQEQHGFRPRWSDIAPAVTARTRALVLCSPSNPTGAVVDPDELQRISSEARRRDITLICDETYHRLVFGGAVHCSGASLPHWRDHVVVVGTFSKSFGMTGWRIGYMLASSTLCDQAIKIQDAMIICAPVIAQRAVLAAIGQDWDYPLRFLPELEARRAALRSGFEQVPGWRWIEAMGGLFAFVRVDGSHSAAALAAHALEQTQVVTIPGSMFGRSGEGYLRLSYGAATAAQLSEACRRLGRMTPLPDESAGPIPPSI; from the coding sequence GTGATCCCGTCACAGCGTGTCCGCGCCGTGTCCGAAGCGCAATTCGACGCGCTCAAGCTGAAAGCGGCGCAGCTGCGCGCGGCGGGCCACGACGTGATCAACCTCGGTCAGGCGGTGCCGGGATGGGGCCCGCCGCCGTCGGCGACGGCGGCCGCCGCCGCGGCGCTGGCCGATCCCGAGGCGCATCTCTACTCGGCCGACGCCGGCCTGATCGAGCTGCGCGAGGCGCTGGCGGCGCGTCTGCGGGAAACCCACGGCGCCACCGCGACCGCCGACGACATCATCATCACCGCCGGCGGCAACCAGGCGTTCATGCTCGCGGCGATGAGCGTGATCGACGCCGGCGACGAGGTGATCCTGCCGTCCCCCTTGTTCATCAACCACCGGATGTCCGTCGAAGCGATCGGGGGCGTGCCGATCGAGGCGCCGCTGCAGGAGCAGCACGGATTCCGGCCGCGCTGGTCCGACATCGCTCCGGCCGTCACCGCCAGGACGCGCGCCCTGGTCTTGTGCAGCCCGAGCAATCCGACCGGCGCGGTGGTCGATCCGGACGAACTGCAGCGGATCAGCAGCGAGGCGCGGCGCCGGGACATCACCCTCATCTGTGACGAGACGTATCATCGGCTCGTCTTCGGGGGCGCCGTCCACTGCAGCGGCGCGTCGCTCCCGCACTGGCGCGACCACGTCGTCGTCGTCGGCACGTTCTCGAAGTCGTTCGGCATGACGGGGTGGCGCATCGGGTACATGCTGGCCAGCTCGACGCTGTGCGATCAGGCCATCAAGATCCAGGACGCGATGATCATCTGCGCGCCGGTCATCGCGCAGCGCGCCGTGCTCGCCGCGATCGGCCAGGACTGGGACTATCCGCTCCGCTTCCTTCCGGAGCTCGAGGCGCGCCGCGCCGCGCTCCGGAGCGGATTCGAGCAGGTGCCGGGGTGGCGCTGGATCGAGGCGATGGGCGGGCTGTTCGCGTTCGTCCGCGTGGACGGAAGCCACAGCGCTGCCGCGCTCGCCGCGCACGCGCTCGAGCAGACGCAGGTGGTGACGATTCCGGGTTCGATGTTCGGCAGGAGCGGGGAAGGGTATCTGCGTCTGTCCTACGGCGCCGCCACCGCTGCCCAGCTGAGCGAGGCGTGTCGTCGTCTCGGCCGGATGACGCCGCTGCCGGACGAGAGCGCCGGCCCGATCCCGCCCTCGATTTGA